The region GATGGATTCACGCGCCTATAAATTCGATATCGTGCTGCGCGGCCGCCGCTCGACGATGTTCGAAAACAGGCTGGAGGGCAACTGACCATGCAGCAGCTCGGCTATCTCAAGGAGACCCCGTCGCAGACGGCGGGCCCCTATGTCCATATCGGCCTGACGCCGAATTTCTGCGACATTACAGGCGTCTATGACAGCGACCTCGGCGCCGAAATGGTCAACGACAAGACGCTCGGCGAACGCATCACCGTCACCGGCCGCATCTTCGATGGCGCCGGCGCCCTGGTGCGCGATGCCGTCGTCGAGATCTGGCAGGCCGACAGTGCCGGCCTCTACAACAGCCCTTCGGAAATGCGCGGCGCCGCCGACCCGAATTTTACCGGCTGGGGCCGCTGCCCGACCCGTGCCGAGGATGGCGTCTACAGTTTCGAAACCGTCAAGCCCGGCAGCGTTCCCTTCAAGGACGGCCGCAAACAAGCCCCGCACATCACCTTCTGGATTGTCGCTCGCGGCATCAATATCGGCCTGCATACGCGGATGTATTTTCCCGAAGAGGCCGAGGCCAACGCGAACGACCCGCTGCTTTTGCGCATCGAACATCGCGAGCGCGTCGCCACGATGATCGCCAGCCGCGACGGCGCGACCTGTCATTTCGATATCCATCTGCAAGGTCCAAAGGAGACGGTGTTTCTGGATATATGAGGATGTGCCGGCTGCTTGTTCGGAGAATTCCGCGCAAGCAGCCCCCTCACCCTGCCC is a window of Rhizobium lentis DNA encoding:
- the pcaG gene encoding protocatechuate 3,4-dioxygenase subunit alpha, which gives rise to MQQLGYLKETPSQTAGPYVHIGLTPNFCDITGVYDSDLGAEMVNDKTLGERITVTGRIFDGAGALVRDAVVEIWQADSAGLYNSPSEMRGAADPNFTGWGRCPTRAEDGVYSFETVKPGSVPFKDGRKQAPHITFWIVARGINIGLHTRMYFPEEAEANANDPLLLRIEHRERVATMIASRDGATCHFDIHLQGPKETVFLDI